A window of the Lactuca sativa cultivar Salinas chromosome 5, Lsat_Salinas_v11, whole genome shotgun sequence genome harbors these coding sequences:
- the LOC111915530 gene encoding nascent polypeptide-associated complex subunit beta-like gives MNVEKLQKMAGAVRTGGKGSVRRKKKAVHKTTTTDDKRLQSTLKRIGVNAIPAIEEVNIFKDETVIQFLNPKVQASIAANTWVVSGTPQTKKLQDILPGILNQLGPDNLDNLRKLAEQFQKQVPGGAEAAAATSAQVDDDDDVPELVAGETFEAAAAEEGQKS, from the exons ATGAATGTTGAAAAGCTACAGAAGATGGCAGGTGCTGTGCGCACTGGTGGGAAGGGAAGCGTGAGAAG AAAGAAGAAGGCTGTACATAAAACAACCACCACAGATGACAAGAGGCTGCAGAGCACTTTAAAGAGAATAGGTGTAAACGCAATACCAGCAATTGAGGAAGTTAATATTTTTAAGGATGAAACAGTTATTCAGTTCTTAAACCCTAAAG TTCAAGCCTCTATCGCTGCCAACACATGGGTTGTTAGTGGTACTCCTCAAACAAAGA AATTACAAGATATTCTCCCTGGCATCCTCAACCAGCTTG GACCAGATAACTTGGATAACTTGAGAAAGTTAGCCGAGCAGTTCCAGAAGCAGGTGCCAGGTGGTGCTGAAGCAGCTGCTGCCACGTCAGCACAAGTggacgatgatgatgatgtccCAGAACTTGTGGCAGGTGAAACCTTTGAGGCTGCCGCTGCAGAGGAAGGACAAAAGTCATAG